In one window of Meiothermus sp. DNA:
- a CDS encoding zinc metallopeptidase: protein MTIAFLLMIVVFVATLFIQFWLQRTYARYSRVANSRGVTGEQVARAILDAYGLHNVRVEMVPGALTDHYDPIAKAVRLSEPNFHSPSAAALAVAAHEVGHAIQDAKSYAWLRVRHSILPVANIGSMFGPWIFIAGMFMGATGLMSIGIWLFAAAALFQLVTLPVEFDASNRALNILKKMNFLDNSEMGGARAVLTAAAMTYVAALANSLATILHYVAIMMSNRE, encoded by the coding sequence ATGACGATTGCGTTCTTACTGATGATTGTGGTTTTCGTGGCAACGCTGTTTATACAGTTCTGGCTCCAGCGAACCTACGCCCGCTATAGCCGGGTAGCCAACAGCCGGGGGGTGACGGGGGAACAAGTGGCCCGCGCAATACTCGATGCTTATGGGCTGCATAATGTGCGGGTAGAAATGGTGCCGGGCGCTCTGACCGACCACTACGACCCCATCGCCAAGGCAGTACGCCTCTCTGAACCCAACTTTCACTCTCCCTCGGCTGCCGCCCTCGCCGTAGCGGCGCACGAGGTGGGACATGCCATCCAGGATGCCAAGAGCTATGCCTGGTTGCGGGTTCGGCACAGCATTCTGCCGGTAGCCAACATTGGCAGTATGTTTGGCCCCTGGATTTTCATTGCCGGGATGTTCATGGGGGCCACCGGCCTGATGAGCATTGGTATCTGGCTCTTTGCCGCCGCCGCCTTATTCCAGCTCGTGACCCTGCCGGTAGAGTTCGATGCCTCCAACCGGGCCTTGAACATCCTCAAAAAGATGAATTTCTTGGACAACAGCGAGATGGGAGGTGCCCGGGCCGTCTTGACCGCCGCCGCCATGACCTACGTGGCCGCCCTGGCCAACTCGCTGGCCACCATCCTGCACTACGTTGCCATCATGATGTCCAACCGCGAGTGA
- a CDS encoding stage V sporulation protein S, whose amino-acid sequence METLRVSGKSRPNSVAGAIAALLRSQSEVEVQAIGPEAVNQAVKAIAIARGYIAPDNLDLIVKPAFVKLELESEERTALRFTVRSQPLQP is encoded by the coding sequence GTGGAAACGCTGCGAGTATCCGGCAAGTCACGTCCCAACTCCGTCGCAGGTGCTATCGCTGCGCTGCTGCGCTCCCAGAGCGAGGTCGAGGTTCAAGCCATTGGCCCCGAGGCCGTCAATCAGGCTGTCAAGGCTATCGCAATCGCCAGGGGATATATTGCCCCCGACAACCTGGACTTGATTGTGAAACCGGCTTTCGTAAAGCTCGAGCTCGAGAGCGAGGAGCGCACCGCCCTTCGCTTCACGGTACGTAGCCAACCCCTCCAACCCTAG
- a CDS encoding glutamate synthase-related protein: MKFSEAYPGIPNGRDACGIIAIAEKSARPSHANVQRTIESLYKMAHRAGLIRGEGDGTGIQTDLPRELWAGYLYEAGLDSNLAQNPRFFVGHLFIPKSESARVQELFDLFRVEGSKRGIKLLLERKGETNSSVLGPVGKRTEPLFYQVAGLSTDGDGPLWELGLLLEQRFPVHVVSLSTATVVYKVRGSAEILGRYFPELSRAEYKSTITLGHNRYSTNTMSTFEAVQPFGLLGHNGEINTIERLRREGRFLGIPLTGGSDSQDLNRILEGLLYRFGLSLPEAMDVAFPPILGEIKNYSPALQDLYMNLRQRFGPLAQGPAALVTRHREEAVFGTDAMGLRPLWFVETDSEYVFSSERGVFTVEEFVAEPRPFAPGEKMYLRLTPDGTRLFPFDRHQRQVLERILTKTHSLEGYRAHLAGPRYGSVPPMAGGSEAQVEDRPAPPSLNLERAYGWDRWDAGYLEALAENGNEPIGSLGYDGPIAALNPEKPNLSEFFKETVAVVTNPAIDREREIEHFSTRSILGRRPLPDGRGAGHVEELVVPVLLEETAPTLGAIAQGQGTLTYEEALRRFKHAVLPMQFSVEEGIAAGLKRLQESAVEAARNGAELLVLSDRGAFEGGIWLDVYLALAVVGKSLEEARNEEGISLRRCTSLLVHSGGVRNLHDVAVCLGLGADAVAPWLMQHKAQAAKGTLGVQNLLEGLKKGLEKVISTMGIHEVRGYGRIFSAIGLKPELSELFGIRNFLGSEKAGYGLLELERTLLERLNLLNAEKVLPAKDFRFNPRIFKAAMEVSSGESPYEHFQEKVRGLEHESPVAARQLLGIEFASKSEVNPEEVDLSVGGHSLPFVITAMSFGSQGEASFRAYIEAAKKLNMVCINGEGGEIPDMLGKYTHWRGQQVASGRFGAHAYMLNSAGFIEIKIGQGAKPGEGGHLPGKKVTAKVAAARNAVPGVDLISPSNNHDLYSIEDLAQLIEELKTINPKAKVSVKVPVIPGIGTIAVGIAKAGADVIALSGFEGGTGAARWHALKYAGLPVEIGVRRAHRALVRAGMRDKVELWADGGLKTAYDTLRMVLLGADRVGMATMAMVAIGCTICRQCQMDTCHVGIATQIETLEQAQAHGLKRFVPQEQTRAVDQLVHFFAAKGKELRRLVAALGAASLRDLVGRSDLLTQEGHREEIDLSYFFEPVSAPEWLGERSAHVLRKPLNQLTRSITEVVTDAYAEGGRELLFQEGPVGSTDRALGTHLAGEIARRRLYGKGWDARVELRFDAGSVAGNGIAAFNVEGLDIVVEGGAQDGIAKNAYGGKVAILKGRNPFGQYVDGSVGKSFAYGAIGGLLIVEGQADSRFCIRLSGADVVLAGEPDRPVQDELGNIAARAQAKGFAFEYMTRGRAVVLGDPGPWICSGMTGGRVYLRFWPEMGLNEEAMHRRLAKGAKVAIQKLDERGIADVRELMSAYLNALRDVEREDKAERLMKLLADPAAHFRMVVPTNQQVVQEVSTE; this comes from the coding sequence ATGAAATTTAGTGAGGCATATCCTGGTATACCAAATGGACGCGATGCTTGTGGCATCATTGCAATCGCCGAAAAGAGCGCACGCCCAAGCCATGCCAACGTGCAGCGTACCATCGAAAGCCTCTACAAGATGGCCCACCGGGCCGGTTTGATTCGGGGGGAAGGCGATGGCACCGGTATCCAGACCGATCTCCCGCGCGAACTTTGGGCGGGCTACCTGTACGAAGCAGGGCTCGATAGCAACCTGGCCCAGAACCCCCGTTTTTTCGTGGGCCACCTGTTCATACCCAAGAGCGAAAGCGCCCGGGTTCAGGAGCTATTCGATTTGTTCCGGGTGGAGGGCTCGAAACGGGGCATCAAGCTGCTTCTGGAGCGCAAAGGGGAGACCAACAGCAGTGTGCTAGGGCCGGTAGGCAAGCGCACCGAGCCACTCTTTTATCAGGTGGCCGGGCTTTCTACCGACGGCGACGGCCCCTTATGGGAACTGGGGTTGCTCCTGGAGCAGCGCTTTCCTGTGCATGTGGTCTCGCTCTCCACGGCCACCGTCGTTTACAAGGTGCGAGGCTCCGCCGAGATTCTGGGGCGCTACTTCCCGGAGCTCTCGCGGGCGGAGTACAAATCCACCATCACCCTGGGCCACAACCGCTACTCCACCAACACCATGTCAACCTTCGAGGCGGTACAGCCCTTTGGCTTGCTGGGTCACAACGGTGAAATCAACACCATCGAGCGCCTGCGCCGCGAAGGGCGGTTTCTGGGCATCCCGCTCACCGGGGGCTCCGACTCGCAAGACCTGAACCGGATTCTGGAGGGGCTACTCTATCGATTTGGCCTTTCCTTGCCCGAGGCCATGGATGTGGCTTTTCCACCCATTCTGGGCGAAATTAAGAACTACTCCCCTGCGTTGCAAGACCTGTACATGAACCTGCGCCAGCGCTTTGGGCCCCTGGCCCAGGGCCCGGCGGCCCTGGTCACGCGCCATCGCGAGGAGGCTGTTTTTGGTACCGATGCCATGGGGCTGCGTCCCTTGTGGTTTGTCGAGACCGACTCGGAGTATGTCTTCAGCTCGGAGCGGGGGGTTTTTACGGTAGAGGAGTTTGTTGCCGAGCCGCGTCCCTTTGCCCCAGGGGAAAAGATGTACCTGCGCCTGACGCCCGACGGAACACGGCTCTTCCCCTTTGACCGCCATCAGCGCCAGGTATTGGAGCGCATCCTGACCAAAACCCATAGCCTCGAGGGCTACAGAGCCCATCTGGCCGGGCCCCGCTATGGCTCGGTTCCTCCCATGGCCGGGGGTAGCGAGGCCCAGGTCGAAGATAGGCCTGCGCCGCCTTCGTTGAACCTCGAGCGGGCTTATGGCTGGGATCGCTGGGATGCAGGCTACCTCGAGGCCCTGGCTGAAAACGGCAACGAGCCCATTGGCTCGCTCGGCTACGATGGCCCTATTGCCGCTTTGAACCCCGAAAAACCCAACCTTTCGGAGTTCTTCAAGGAGACCGTAGCGGTCGTAACCAACCCCGCCATTGACCGCGAGCGCGAAATTGAACATTTCTCCACCCGCAGCATCCTGGGGCGTCGGCCTTTGCCCGATGGGCGGGGGGCAGGTCATGTTGAAGAGCTGGTCGTACCTGTGCTGCTGGAAGAGACCGCTCCCACGCTAGGCGCCATCGCGCAAGGCCAGGGAACCCTGACCTATGAAGAGGCCCTGCGCCGTTTCAAACATGCAGTATTGCCCATGCAGTTCTCGGTAGAAGAAGGCATTGCTGCAGGGCTCAAGCGACTTCAGGAAAGCGCGGTTGAAGCCGCCCGCAACGGGGCCGAACTCCTGGTGCTCTCCGACCGGGGTGCTTTCGAGGGGGGAATCTGGCTCGACGTGTATCTGGCTTTGGCAGTAGTTGGCAAATCGCTGGAAGAGGCGCGGAATGAAGAAGGCATCTCGCTGCGCCGCTGTACCTCGCTTCTGGTCCACTCGGGTGGGGTACGAAACCTGCACGATGTGGCGGTCTGCCTGGGCCTGGGGGCCGATGCAGTTGCGCCCTGGCTGATGCAGCACAAGGCCCAGGCCGCCAAGGGCACGCTGGGCGTGCAGAACCTGCTCGAGGGCCTCAAGAAGGGCCTGGAGAAGGTCATCTCCACCATGGGCATCCACGAGGTGCGTGGCTATGGGCGCATCTTCAGCGCCATCGGTCTCAAGCCCGAACTATCCGAGCTGTTTGGCATTCGCAACTTCCTGGGTTCCGAAAAGGCAGGCTATGGGTTGTTAGAGCTCGAGCGCACCCTCCTGGAGCGCCTCAACTTGCTCAACGCCGAAAAAGTCCTGCCGGCCAAAGACTTCCGCTTCAACCCCCGCATCTTCAAGGCGGCCATGGAAGTCTCTTCGGGCGAATCGCCCTACGAGCACTTTCAGGAGAAGGTGCGCGGGCTCGAGCACGAATCACCGGTAGCTGCCCGGCAGCTACTCGGTATTGAGTTTGCCAGCAAATCCGAAGTCAACCCCGAAGAAGTAGACCTCAGTGTGGGCGGTCACTCGCTACCCTTCGTTATCACCGCCATGAGCTTCGGTTCTCAAGGGGAGGCCAGCTTCCGGGCCTACATCGAGGCTGCCAAAAAGCTCAACATGGTGTGTATCAACGGCGAGGGCGGCGAAATCCCCGATATGCTGGGCAAGTACACCCACTGGCGTGGCCAGCAGGTGGCATCGGGTCGCTTTGGCGCCCATGCCTATATGCTCAACTCGGCGGGTTTCATTGAGATTAAGATCGGTCAGGGGGCTAAACCTGGAGAGGGCGGTCACCTCCCGGGCAAAAAGGTCACGGCCAAGGTAGCGGCGGCCCGCAACGCCGTGCCAGGGGTAGACCTTATTTCGCCTTCCAACAACCACGACCTCTACTCCATAGAAGACCTAGCCCAATTGATAGAAGAGCTCAAAACCATCAATCCCAAGGCCAAGGTCTCGGTCAAGGTGCCGGTTATTCCTGGCATCGGCACCATTGCGGTGGGTATCGCTAAGGCTGGGGCCGATGTGATTGCGCTCTCGGGCTTTGAGGGAGGTACGGGGGCGGCCCGCTGGCATGCGCTCAAATACGCCGGCCTTCCGGTGGAAATTGGGGTGCGCCGCGCTCACCGGGCACTGGTGCGAGCCGGGATGCGCGACAAGGTGGAGCTCTGGGCCGATGGCGGCCTCAAAACCGCTTACGACACCCTGCGGATGGTGTTGCTGGGGGCCGACCGTGTGGGCATGGCCACCATGGCCATGGTGGCGATTGGCTGCACTATTTGCCGCCAGTGCCAGATGGACACCTGCCATGTGGGGATTGCCACCCAGATCGAGACCCTGGAGCAGGCCCAGGCCCACGGTCTGAAGCGTTTTGTGCCCCAGGAACAGACTCGAGCGGTAGATCAACTGGTACATTTCTTTGCTGCCAAGGGCAAAGAGTTGCGGCGTCTGGTGGCGGCTTTAGGTGCAGCAAGCTTGCGTGACCTGGTGGGCCGCAGCGATCTGCTTACACAGGAAGGACATCGCGAAGAAATTGACCTGAGCTACTTCTTCGAACCTGTTTCGGCTCCAGAGTGGCTGGGCGAACGCTCGGCCCACGTGCTGCGAAAGCCTTTGAATCAACTTACGCGCTCGATTACCGAGGTAGTCACCGATGCCTATGCCGAGGGAGGGCGCGAACTGCTCTTTCAGGAAGGGCCAGTCGGCTCCACTGACCGTGCCCTAGGGACCCACCTGGCCGGCGAGATTGCCCGCCGCCGTTTGTACGGCAAAGGGTGGGATGCCAGGGTTGAGCTGCGCTTTGATGCGGGGAGTGTGGCCGGGAATGGCATCGCTGCATTCAACGTAGAGGGGCTGGACATCGTGGTGGAAGGTGGGGCCCAGGACGGCATCGCCAAGAACGCCTATGGCGGCAAGGTAGCCATCCTCAAGGGGCGCAACCCTTTTGGCCAGTACGTAGATGGCTCGGTAGGCAAGTCTTTCGCGTACGGCGCAATTGGCGGCTTGCTTATTGTGGAGGGGCAGGCCGACAGCCGGTTCTGTATTCGCCTTTCAGGGGCCGATGTGGTGCTGGCGGGTGAGCCTGACCGGCCTGTGCAGGACGAACTGGGCAACATTGCAGCCCGTGCCCAGGCCAAAGGTTTTGCCTTTGAGTACATGACCCGTGGGCGGGCCGTGGTGCTGGGCGACCCTGGCCCCTGGATCTGCTCCGGCATGACCGGCGGGCGGGTTTACCTGCGCTTCTGGCCCGAGATGGGTCTCAACGAAGAGGCCATGCACCGACGGCTGGCAAAAGGCGCAAAGGTGGCCATTCAGAAGCTCGATGAGCGCGGGATTGCCGATGTGCGTGAACTGATGAGTGCGTACCTCAACGCCCTGCGCGATGTCGAGCGTGAAGACAAGGCCGAGCGTTTGATGAAGCTGCTGGCCGACCCTGCGGCCCATTTCCGCATGGTGGTGCCTACCAACCAGCAGGTGGTGCAGGAAGTCAGTACCGAGTAA
- a CDS encoding protoglobin domain-containing protein, giving the protein MEAKVLLAKLIDRTGLLEHHVHTLRRLEPLMSPMASEIALAFYDYLGRDEEMRAILWDVPGRVERLYQSFADWYRGLFCGNYDAEYAEKRARIGLVHAAIGVKPSFIMPAFGIVQELSLEHLRNTLRSPEIFSAVEAFEKIMAIEAALMQDSYMQAMEYGYRLGVAADQEKALVAGARAMLGKTN; this is encoded by the coding sequence ATGGAAGCCAAGGTTTTGCTGGCTAAGCTGATAGATCGCACCGGGCTGCTCGAGCACCACGTGCATACGCTACGCAGGCTCGAGCCCTTGATGAGCCCCATGGCCTCAGAAATCGCCCTGGCTTTTTACGACTACCTGGGGCGCGATGAGGAGATGCGGGCTATTTTGTGGGATGTCCCTGGGCGGGTTGAGCGCCTGTACCAGAGTTTTGCTGACTGGTACAGGGGCCTATTCTGTGGAAACTATGATGCCGAATACGCAGAGAAGCGTGCCCGGATTGGCCTGGTACATGCGGCTATTGGCGTCAAGCCCAGCTTTATCATGCCGGCTTTTGGCATTGTGCAAGAGCTTTCGCTCGAGCACCTGCGCAACACCCTGCGTTCACCCGAAATCTTTAGCGCAGTGGAAGCCTTTGAGAAGATCATGGCCATCGAGGCGGCCCTGATGCAGGATAGCTACATGCAGGCCATGGAGTACGGCTACCGCCTGGGGGTAGCTGCCGACCAGGAGAAAGCCCTGGTGGCGGGGGCCAGGGCCATGCTGGGAAAAACCAACTGA
- a CDS encoding protoglobin domain-containing protein, giving the protein MKAEELLRTLVRRTGLTEQHVQTLRSLEPIAGPLAPEVALAFYDYLGRDPEMHEILWGVPGRVERLYRSFAVWYRELFSGQFDDGYARRRIQIGLVHARVGVRPGHFIPAVGIVQELTLEHLRNALRGADILAAITAFEKIMAIEIALMQESYFSALWEGLKLTQNEQEALREGARVLLEQAH; this is encoded by the coding sequence ATGAAGGCCGAAGAGCTGCTGCGAACCCTGGTGCGCCGCACAGGGCTGACCGAGCAGCACGTACAAACCCTGCGGAGCCTCGAGCCCATTGCTGGTCCCCTGGCTCCCGAGGTGGCCCTGGCCTTTTATGATTATCTGGGACGCGACCCCGAGATGCACGAAATCCTGTGGGGTGTACCAGGCCGGGTCGAACGGCTATATCGCTCGTTTGCAGTCTGGTATCGGGAGCTTTTTTCAGGTCAGTTCGACGATGGGTATGCTCGCCGCCGGATTCAGATCGGGTTGGTGCATGCGCGGGTTGGTGTGCGTCCGGGGCACTTCATTCCCGCTGTGGGCATCGTGCAGGAGCTGACCCTCGAGCACCTGCGCAATGCCCTGCGGGGGGCTGATATTTTGGCAGCCATCACGGCCTTTGAAAAAATCATGGCCATTGAAATCGCCCTCATGCAAGAAAGCTATTTCAGCGCTCTTTGGGAAGGTCTCAAGCTGACCCAAAACGAGCAGGAGGCGCTGCGCGAAGGGGCGCGGGTGCTGCTCGAGCAAGCGCACTGA